A window of Harpia harpyja isolate bHarHar1 chromosome 23, bHarHar1 primary haplotype, whole genome shotgun sequence contains these coding sequences:
- the FRS2 gene encoding fibroblast growth factor receptor substrate 2 isoform X2, translating to MLQEIMQNNSINVVEEPVVERNNHQTELEAPRTPRTPTTPGFNAQSLPNGYPRYPSFGDASSHPSSRHPSVGSARLPSVGEESTHPLLVAEEQVHTYVNTTGVQEERKNRSSVHVPLESKLSNTETTKVKEDQMCTDDRDAQVLLEPEGVKFVLGPTPVQRQLMEREKLEQLGRDQVSGSSTNNTEWDTGYDSDERRETPSGNKLVYENINRLSIPSASGVRRGRLTSTSTSDAQNINNSAQRRTALLNYENLPSLPPVWEARKLSRDEDDSLGPKTPSLNGYHNNLDPMHNYVNTENVTVPASAHKVEFTRRRDCTPTVFNFDIRRPSLEHRQLNYIQVDLEGGSDSDNPQTPKTPTTPLPQTPTRRTELYAVIDIERTAAMSSLQKALPRDDGTSRKTRHNSTDLPM from the exons ATGTTGCAAGAGATAATGCAGAATAATAGCATAAATGTGGTAGAAGAACCAGTAGTAGAAAGGAATAATCATCAAACTGAGTTGGAAGCTCCAAGAACCCCTCGAACACCTACCA CTCCTGGGTTCAATGCACAAAGTTTACCTAACGGCTATCCCAGATATCCATCTTTTGGAGATGCTTCATCACATCCTTCCAGCAGACATCCTTCTGTCGGAAGCGCACGCCTCCCCTCTGTCGGTGAAGAATCAACACATCCTTTACTTGTAGCAGAGGAGCaa gTGCATACTTATGTCAACACTACTGGGgtacaagaggaaagaaaaaatcgATCAAGTGTGCATGTGCCACTGGAATCAAAGctttcaaacactgaaacaactAAAGTGAAAGAAGATCAGATGTGTACTGATGACAGAGATGCTCAGGTTCTCCTGGAGCCTGAAGGAGTCAAGTTTGTTTTAGGACCAACACCTGTTCAAAGGCAGTTAATGGAAAGAGAGAAACTGGAGCAACTTGGGAGAGACCAAGTTAGCGGCAGCAGCACAAACAACACTGAATGGGACACTGGGTATGACAGTGATGAACGTAGAGAAACACCATCTGGTAATAAATTGGtgtatgaaaatataaataggTTGTCAATCCCTAGTGCCTCAGGGGTCAGGAGAGGTCGTTTGACATCAACCAGTACCTCAGACGCCCAGAACATTAACAACTCTGCTCAGAGGAGAACTGCGCTGTTGAACTATGAGAACTTGCCATCCTTGCCTCCTGTTTGGGAAGCCCGCAAGCTGAGTAGAGATGAAGATGACAGTTTAGGACCAAAGACCCCATCTCTGAATGGCTACCACAATAACCTAGATCCAATGCATAATTATGTCAATACAGAGAATGTAACAGTACCAGCAAGTGCTCATAAAGTAGAATTTACACGACGTCGGGACTGTACCCCAACAGTCTTTAACTTTGACATTAGGCGTCCAAGTTTAGAACACAGGCAGCTCAACTATATACAGGTTGACTTGGAAGGTGGTAGTGACTCCGACAACCCTCAGACTCCAAAAACCCCCACCACTCCACTTCCGCAAACTCCAACCAGGCGCACAGAGCTGTATGCTGTGATAGACATTGAAAGAACTGCTGCTATGTCAAGCTTGCAAAAAGCACTGCCCCGAGATGATGGTACTTCTAGGAAAACTAGACATAACAGTACTGACCTGCCTATGTGA
- the FRS2 gene encoding fibroblast growth factor receptor substrate 2 isoform X1, translating into MGSCCSCPDKETVPDNHRNKFKVINVDDDGNELGSGIMELTDTELILYTRKRDSVKWHYLCLRRYGYDSNLFSFESGRRCQTGQGIFAFKCARAEELFNMLQEIMQNNSINVVEEPVVERNNHQTELEAPRTPRTPTTPGFNAQSLPNGYPRYPSFGDASSHPSSRHPSVGSARLPSVGEESTHPLLVAEEQVHTYVNTTGVQEERKNRSSVHVPLESKLSNTETTKVKEDQMCTDDRDAQVLLEPEGVKFVLGPTPVQRQLMEREKLEQLGRDQVSGSSTNNTEWDTGYDSDERRETPSGNKLVYENINRLSIPSASGVRRGRLTSTSTSDAQNINNSAQRRTALLNYENLPSLPPVWEARKLSRDEDDSLGPKTPSLNGYHNNLDPMHNYVNTENVTVPASAHKVEFTRRRDCTPTVFNFDIRRPSLEHRQLNYIQVDLEGGSDSDNPQTPKTPTTPLPQTPTRRTELYAVIDIERTAAMSSLQKALPRDDGTSRKTRHNSTDLPM; encoded by the exons ATGGGTAGCTGTTGTAGCTGTCCAGATAAAGAAACTGTCCCAGATAACCATCGAAACAAGTTTAAG GTTATTAATGTGGATGATGATGGTAATGAACTGGGTTCTGGCATAATGGAACTTACAGATACAGAACTAATTTTGTACACCCGTAAAAGGGACTCTGTAAAATGGCACTACCTCTGTCTCCGTCGCTATGGCTATGActcaaatcttttctcttttgaaagtgGCCGAAGGTGTCAAACTGGACAAG GAATCTTTGCCTTTAAATGTGCCCGTGCAGAAGAGCTATTTAATATGTTGCAAGAGATAATGCAGAATAATAGCATAAATGTGGTAGAAGAACCAGTAGTAGAAAGGAATAATCATCAAACTGAGTTGGAAGCTCCAAGAACCCCTCGAACACCTACCA CTCCTGGGTTCAATGCACAAAGTTTACCTAACGGCTATCCCAGATATCCATCTTTTGGAGATGCTTCATCACATCCTTCCAGCAGACATCCTTCTGTCGGAAGCGCACGCCTCCCCTCTGTCGGTGAAGAATCAACACATCCTTTACTTGTAGCAGAGGAGCaa gTGCATACTTATGTCAACACTACTGGGgtacaagaggaaagaaaaaatcgATCAAGTGTGCATGTGCCACTGGAATCAAAGctttcaaacactgaaacaactAAAGTGAAAGAAGATCAGATGTGTACTGATGACAGAGATGCTCAGGTTCTCCTGGAGCCTGAAGGAGTCAAGTTTGTTTTAGGACCAACACCTGTTCAAAGGCAGTTAATGGAAAGAGAGAAACTGGAGCAACTTGGGAGAGACCAAGTTAGCGGCAGCAGCACAAACAACACTGAATGGGACACTGGGTATGACAGTGATGAACGTAGAGAAACACCATCTGGTAATAAATTGGtgtatgaaaatataaataggTTGTCAATCCCTAGTGCCTCAGGGGTCAGGAGAGGTCGTTTGACATCAACCAGTACCTCAGACGCCCAGAACATTAACAACTCTGCTCAGAGGAGAACTGCGCTGTTGAACTATGAGAACTTGCCATCCTTGCCTCCTGTTTGGGAAGCCCGCAAGCTGAGTAGAGATGAAGATGACAGTTTAGGACCAAAGACCCCATCTCTGAATGGCTACCACAATAACCTAGATCCAATGCATAATTATGTCAATACAGAGAATGTAACAGTACCAGCAAGTGCTCATAAAGTAGAATTTACACGACGTCGGGACTGTACCCCAACAGTCTTTAACTTTGACATTAGGCGTCCAAGTTTAGAACACAGGCAGCTCAACTATATACAGGTTGACTTGGAAGGTGGTAGTGACTCCGACAACCCTCAGACTCCAAAAACCCCCACCACTCCACTTCCGCAAACTCCAACCAGGCGCACAGAGCTGTATGCTGTGATAGACATTGAAAGAACTGCTGCTATGTCAAGCTTGCAAAAAGCACTGCCCCGAGATGATGGTACTTCTAGGAAAACTAGACATAACAGTACTGACCTGCCTATGTGA